A window of Ardenticatena maritima contains these coding sequences:
- the gap gene encoding type I glyceraldehyde-3-phosphate dehydrogenase, which produces MADRIKVGINGFGRIGRQVFKALYENYSDFVDIEAINDLMDAETNAHLLKYDSIYGPFPGDVEVRDGDIYIDGEKLKSFAIRNPAEIPWGELGVDIVIESTGVFRDRENASKHIAAGAKKVIITAPAKGAVDLTVALGVNEEQYDPEKHHIISNASCTTNCLAPVAKVLHENFGIKHGLMSTIHSVTNDQRILDLAHKDLRRARSAMLNIIPTTTGAAKAVALVIPELEGKFDGMAFRVPTPTVSVIDFVAVLERDVTVEEVNNAFIEASQREDWLGEVLAVTDEPLVSSDFIGDPHSSTVDLLSTQVIGGNLVKVVSWYDNEWGYSNRVADLVAYIADIGGF; this is translated from the coding sequence ATGGCTGATCGCATTAAAGTTGGTATCAACGGTTTCGGTCGTATCGGTCGCCAGGTGTTCAAGGCTCTCTACGAGAACTACAGCGACTTCGTTGATATCGAAGCCATCAACGACCTGATGGACGCCGAAACCAACGCCCACCTCTTGAAGTACGACTCCATTTATGGCCCCTTCCCCGGTGATGTGGAAGTCCGCGACGGCGATATTTACATTGACGGTGAGAAGCTCAAATCCTTCGCGATCCGTAATCCGGCCGAAATCCCCTGGGGCGAGCTGGGTGTGGACATCGTTATCGAATCAACCGGTGTCTTCCGCGACCGCGAAAACGCCTCGAAGCACATTGCCGCCGGGGCAAAGAAAGTGATCATCACCGCGCCGGCGAAAGGGGCTGTGGACCTCACCGTGGCGTTGGGTGTCAACGAAGAACAGTACGACCCCGAAAAGCACCACATCATCTCGAACGCATCGTGCACCACGAACTGCCTTGCGCCTGTTGCCAAGGTGCTCCATGAAAACTTTGGCATCAAGCATGGGTTGATGAGCACCATTCACAGTGTGACCAACGACCAGCGCATTCTCGACCTGGCGCACAAGGATTTGCGCCGCGCACGCTCGGCGATGCTGAACATCATCCCCACCACGACCGGTGCGGCCAAAGCCGTCGCGCTTGTCATCCCCGAACTGGAAGGTAAATTCGACGGGATGGCCTTCCGCGTGCCGACGCCAACGGTCTCCGTCATTGACTTTGTGGCTGTGTTGGAACGCGATGTGACTGTTGAAGAAGTCAACAATGCGTTCATCGAAGCCTCGCAGCGCGAAGACTGGCTGGGCGAAGTGTTGGCCGTCACGGATGAACCGCTGGTCTCCAGCGACTTCATCGGCGACCCGCACTCCTCGACGGTGGACCTGCTGAGCACGCAAGTGATTGGCGGCAATCTGGTGAAGGTGGTCTCCTGGTACGACAACGAATGGGGCTACTCGAACCGCGTTGCCGACCTCGTGGCCTACATCGCCGACATTGGTGGCTTCTAA
- the pbpC gene encoding penicillin-binding protein 1C, translated as MREATKLALLHRIERQRRKKKQPGMKRLAQIGAALLVVFLLMAMIPVAGAAVGAAYLMELTPPIIDRAVEQAVGFGVQVYATYFFDEELPSPDDLARRTQRVFKTTKIYDRTGQHLLWEIIDPEGGNRQVVPLEDIPVHVRLATIALEDRTFYENPGVNLRGIARALYQNLRYGTVVQGGSSITQQLVKNVLIDPEERYQQSYSRKIKEVILAFEISRRYDKDTILEWYLNTINYGRLAYGIQAAAQTYFGKDAKDLTLAEAAMLAALPNAPALYDPFTAPEQAKKRQEITLQAMYEAGFITREEMEAAKAEPVLDHLAEPKRYEIKAPHFVFYVQKLLEEKYGPDMVYRGGLTVYTTIDLDIQKIAEESAREHVRKLQEDPEKHVTNAAVVVLNPKTGEILSMVGSLDYFDSSIDGQINMAITPRQPGSSFKPFTYVTAFAKGYTPATMVWDVRTVFDDYPNPAYVPENYDRRYHGPVTLREALANSYNIPAVKLLEMVGIPAVLETAHRMGINTLNREDYGLSLTLGGGEVTLLDMTYAYSVFANNGVMAGTPVPPEKRRPGYRELDPVAILRVEDANGNILEEYTQPETRQVLSPQLAYLITDILSDEVARQPAMGAGSPLLLSRPAAAKTGTTNDFRDNWTIGYTPQFVTGVWVGNADNSEMGHVSGLDGAAPIWHDIMEKIHEGLPVEEFIPPPGLVAVQVCAKSGLLPTPACPRIRTEIFIEGTQPTTYDNLYQIFRICKPSGKLATVYCPPDQVEEKVFMVVPPEAMEWAQQAGIELPPTEYDTTYGPVAGSGTAVITSPQPYGYVGGIAPIQGTARTEPPDQFELYRVEFGQGLDPASWIQIGPDHTTPVVDGVLEQWDTRALEEGLYTLQLTVLRKDGQVERTSVQVTVDNTPPTVRITYPVEGQEYVLSDDEWVSIQVDASDNIAMREVRFFIDGREFTRTSIAPFTAKWTLNNEGALGPNELREHVVYVVAVDAAGNETQSESVRIRVRGNPEGN; from the coding sequence ATGCGCGAAGCAACCAAACTCGCACTTCTGCACCGCATCGAACGCCAGCGGCGCAAGAAAAAACAACCCGGCATGAAACGTCTCGCCCAAATTGGCGCCGCCCTGTTGGTGGTGTTCTTGCTCATGGCGATGATTCCTGTCGCCGGTGCGGCTGTGGGCGCAGCGTATCTGATGGAACTGACGCCCCCAATTATTGACCGCGCCGTCGAGCAAGCCGTGGGATTCGGCGTGCAAGTGTACGCGACCTATTTCTTCGATGAAGAATTGCCCTCGCCGGACGACCTGGCGCGCCGCACGCAGCGCGTTTTCAAAACCACCAAAATTTACGACCGCACGGGGCAACATCTTCTGTGGGAAATTATTGACCCTGAAGGCGGCAACCGCCAGGTGGTGCCTTTGGAAGACATTCCCGTGCATGTGCGCCTCGCAACGATTGCACTGGAAGACCGCACGTTCTACGAAAACCCCGGCGTGAACTTGCGCGGGATTGCGCGTGCGCTCTACCAAAACCTGCGCTATGGCACAGTCGTGCAAGGGGGGTCTTCCATTACCCAACAGCTCGTCAAAAATGTGTTGATTGACCCCGAAGAGCGCTATCAGCAAAGCTATAGCCGCAAAATCAAGGAAGTCATCCTGGCGTTCGAGATTTCGCGCCGCTATGACAAGGATACCATTCTTGAATGGTACCTCAACACGATCAACTACGGACGCCTCGCGTATGGTATCCAGGCCGCTGCGCAAACCTATTTTGGGAAAGACGCCAAAGATTTGACGCTGGCGGAAGCCGCCATGTTAGCGGCGCTTCCTAACGCACCGGCGCTCTACGACCCCTTCACCGCGCCGGAACAAGCCAAAAAGCGCCAGGAAATTACCCTGCAAGCCATGTATGAAGCGGGGTTCATTACCCGCGAAGAAATGGAAGCCGCCAAAGCCGAGCCGGTCCTCGACCACCTCGCCGAACCAAAACGCTATGAAATCAAGGCGCCGCATTTTGTCTTCTATGTGCAGAAGTTGCTGGAAGAAAAATATGGTCCCGACATGGTCTATCGGGGCGGTTTGACGGTTTACACCACGATTGACCTCGACATTCAAAAAATTGCCGAAGAATCGGCACGCGAGCACGTTCGTAAACTGCAAGAAGACCCCGAGAAGCACGTCACGAACGCCGCTGTCGTCGTGCTCAACCCCAAAACGGGCGAAATTCTCTCGATGGTGGGGAGCCTGGACTATTTTGATTCGTCCATTGACGGGCAAATCAACATGGCGATTACGCCCCGCCAGCCTGGTTCCAGCTTCAAGCCTTTCACCTATGTAACGGCGTTCGCCAAAGGGTACACCCCCGCCACGATGGTGTGGGACGTGCGCACTGTGTTCGACGATTATCCCAACCCCGCTTACGTCCCCGAAAACTATGACCGCCGGTATCACGGTCCTGTAACGCTGCGTGAAGCCCTCGCCAACAGTTACAACATCCCCGCCGTGAAGTTGCTGGAAATGGTGGGCATTCCCGCTGTGCTTGAAACAGCGCACCGCATGGGCATCAACACCTTGAACCGTGAAGACTACGGGTTGAGCCTGACGCTCGGCGGTGGTGAAGTCACTCTGCTGGACATGACCTACGCATACAGTGTTTTTGCCAACAATGGCGTGATGGCGGGTACGCCTGTGCCGCCCGAAAAACGGCGCCCTGGCTATCGTGAACTCGACCCTGTGGCGATTTTGCGCGTCGAGGACGCCAACGGAAACATTCTGGAAGAATACACACAACCCGAAACACGCCAGGTGCTTTCGCCGCAGTTGGCGTATCTCATCACGGACATTCTGAGCGATGAAGTCGCCCGCCAACCGGCTATGGGCGCCGGCAGCCCCTTGTTGCTGAGCCGTCCCGCCGCCGCCAAAACGGGGACGACCAACGACTTCCGCGACAACTGGACAATCGGCTACACGCCGCAATTTGTGACAGGCGTGTGGGTCGGGAACGCGGACAACAGCGAGATGGGGCACGTCTCAGGGCTGGACGGCGCCGCCCCTATCTGGCATGACATCATGGAGAAAATCCACGAAGGCTTGCCGGTGGAAGAGTTCATCCCGCCGCCTGGGCTGGTTGCCGTGCAAGTCTGCGCGAAAAGCGGGCTTCTCCCCACACCGGCGTGCCCGCGCATTCGCACGGAAATTTTTATCGAAGGCACACAGCCAACCACATACGACAACCTGTATCAGATTTTCCGCATCTGCAAACCGAGCGGCAAACTGGCAACGGTCTATTGCCCGCCCGACCAGGTCGAAGAAAAGGTTTTCATGGTGGTGCCGCCCGAAGCGATGGAATGGGCGCAACAGGCGGGTATCGAATTGCCGCCGACCGAGTACGACACCACCTATGGCCCCGTGGCGGGGAGCGGCACAGCAGTGATTACATCGCCGCAACCGTATGGGTACGTGGGCGGCATCGCGCCCATTCAGGGGACCGCCCGCACCGAACCGCCCGACCAATTTGAGCTCTACCGCGTGGAGTTTGGTCAAGGGCTCGACCCCGCTTCGTGGATTCAGATTGGTCCCGACCACACGACGCCTGTTGTGGATGGTGTGCTGGAACAGTGGGATACGCGCGCACTGGAAGAAGGGCTCTACACACTTCAACTCACTGTCTTGCGCAAAGATGGACAGGTGGAGCGCACCAGCGTTCAGGTGACGGTGGACAATACGCCACCAACGGTGCGTATTACCTACCCGGTCGAGGGGCAAGAGTATGTGCTCAGCGATGATGAATGGGTGAGCATCCAGGTTGACGCGAGCGATAACATCGCCATGCGCGAAGTGCGCTTCTTCATTGATGGGCGCGAGTTTACCCGTACCAGCATCGCGCCTTTCACAGCCAAGTGGACGCTCAACAACGAAGGCGCGTTGGGCCCCAATGAACTGCGCGAGCATGTGGTTTATGTGGTGGCTGTGGACGCGGCAGGGAACGAAACGCAGAGTGAAAGTGTCCGCATTCGCGTGCGTGGGAATCCGGAAGGCAACTAA